In the Gossypium raimondii isolate GPD5lz chromosome 9, ASM2569854v1, whole genome shotgun sequence genome, one interval contains:
- the LOC105800022 gene encoding 1-deoxy-D-xylulose 5-phosphate reductoisomerase, chloroplastic, with translation MALNLVSPPEIHSISFLGSTKSSSFSKLFPGGFVLKKDCGTTFGRKVQCSAQAPQPPPAWPGRAFPDPGHKTWDGPKPISIVGSTGSIGTQTLDIVAENPDKFRVVALAAGSNVTLLVDQVKTFKPQLVAVRNESLVNELKEALADMEQKPEIIPGESGVIEVARHPDAVSVVTGIVGCAGLKPTVAAIEAGKDIALANKETLIAGGPFVLPLAHKHKVKILPADSEHSAIFQCIQGLPEGALRRIILTASGGAFRDWPVDKLKEVKVADALKHPNWNMGKKITVDSATLFNKGLEVIEAHYLFGAEYDDIEIVIHPQSIIHSMVETQDSSVLAQLGWPDMRLPILYTMSWPERIYCSEITWPRLDLCKLGSLTFKAPDNVKYPSMSLAYAAGRAGGTMTGVLSAANEKAVELFIDEKISYLDIFKVVELTCEKHQEEFVATPSLEEIIHYDLWARDYAASLQQSSGLSPVLA, from the exons ATGGCTTTGAATTTGGTTTCTCCTCCTGAAATCCATTCTATCTCCTTCTTGGGTTCTACTAAGTCCAGCTCCTTCTCCAAGCTATTTccag GGGGTTTTGTTTTGAAGAAGGACTGTGGCACCACGTTTGGGAGGAAAGTTCAATGTTCAGCTCAGGCTCCTCAACCACCACCTGCATGGCCTGGACGAGCTTTTCCAGATCCCGGACACAAAACTTGGGATGGCCCCAAGCCTATCTCCATCGTTGGTTCAACTGGTTCCATTGGAACTCAG ACGTTGGACATAGTTGCAGAGAATCCAGATAAATTCAGAGTTGTGGCGCTTGCTGCTGGTTCAAATGTGACCCTTCTTGTTGATCAG GTTAAGACATTCAAACCTCAATTGGTTGCTGTTAGAAACGAGTCTTTGGTAAATGAACTAAAAGAGGCTTTGGCTGATATGGAGCAAAAGCCTGAGATTATTCCTGGGGAATCAGGTGTTATAGAG GTTGCTCGCCATCCAGATGCTGTCAGTGTAGTTACAGGGATAGTAGGCTGTGCGGGATTGAAG cCTACAGTTGCTGCAATAGAAGCAGGCAAAGATATTGCTTTGGCCAATAAAGAGACCCTGATCGCTGGTGGCCCCTTTGTCCTTCCTCTTGCTCACAAACATAAAGTAAAAATTCTTCCAGCTGATTCTGAACATTCTGCCATATTTCAG TGTATTCAGGGATTACCAGAGGGTGCACTTCGGCGTATTATTTTGACTGCATCTGGTGGGGCTTTCAG GGATTGGCCTgttgataaattaaaagaagTCAAAGTAGCCGATGCTTTGAAGCATCCTAACTGGAATATGGGGAAAAAGATTACTGTGGACTCTGCTACCCTTTTCAATAAG GGTCTAGAAGTCATTGAAGCTCATTACCTATTTGGAGCTGAGTATGATGATATTGAGATAGTAATTCATCCGCAATCTATTATACATTCAATGGTTGAAACACAG GATTCATCAGTGCTGGCTCAGTTGGGATGGCCAGATATGCGCTTGCCAATCCTCTACACTATGTCATGGCCAGAAAGAATTTATTGCTCTGAAATAACTTGGCCTCGACTTGATCTTTGCAA GCTTGGTTCACTAACTTTTAAGGCTCCTGACAACGTGAAATACCCCTCCATGAGTCTTGCCTATGCTGCTGGGAGGGCTGGAGGCACCATGACAGGAGTTCTTAGTGCAGCTAATGAGAAAGCTGTGGAATTGTTCATAGACGAAAA GATCAGCTATTTGGATATTTTTAAGGTGGTGGAATTAACATGTGAGAAGCACCAGGAAGAATTTGTGGCCACTCCTTCCCTAGAGGAGATTATACACTATGACCTTTGGGCTCGAGACTATGCTGCTAGCCTACAACAATCATCTGGTCTGAGTCCCGTTCTTGCATAA